A window of the Rubeoparvulum massiliense genome harbors these coding sequences:
- a CDS encoding hydrogenase maturation nickel metallochaperone HypA/HybF: MSLMADTLNIILTNAEEKGIHQVEKVVLLVGEFSNAMPESLEMAFDIYRHQGVEGLSPDAVLEIIREEGWAECTVCHHQFKPEMGIVLCPQCGLPSGKLLKGEKLQVVSYEGS, encoded by the coding sequence ATGTCTCTCATGGCTGATACTTTAAATATTATCTTAACCAACGCCGAGGAGAAGGGAATTCACCAAGTGGAAAAAGTAGTGCTTCTGGTTGGAGAATTCTCCAATGCCATGCCAGAATCATTGGAGATGGCGTTTGATATCTATCGTCATCAAGGCGTAGAGGGACTCTCTCCTGATGCAGTGCTAGAGATTATCCGTGAAGAGGGCTGGGCAGAGTGTACCGTTTGTCATCATCAGTTTAAACCAGAAATGGGGATCGTTCTCTGTCCGCAATGTGGTCTTCCGAGCGGAAAATTGTTGAAGGGTGAGAAGCTACAGGTTGTATCTTATGAAGGGAGCTGA
- the cybH gene encoding Ni/Fe-hydrogenase, b-type cytochrome subunit, which yields MFKAEDVLGSQEHLSPRRRVKVDKRTGAVYVWELPVRVYHWVNAISIFILAFTGFYIGNPWWQAGSDEAYYSMLMGWMRYVHFFAAYTFVICFLVRSYWAIKGNIHSFPHIHKKEYWKNLFQMLKFYLFIDRKHEPHYGHNALAYTSYIVFVILGSIIMILSGFFMLAEPQLETSILGSLFGWLMTWGGSFVVRSLHHWVAWLFLIFAVIHIYMAFRQDWLDKDGTMSSIFSGYKVPQEHHDDHGKKH from the coding sequence ATGTTTAAAGCGGAAGACGTTCTCGGTTCCCAAGAGCATCTTAGCCCCCGTCGTCGTGTAAAGGTGGATAAGCGGACAGGTGCTGTCTATGTATGGGAGCTCCCTGTTCGTGTCTACCACTGGGTAAACGCCATCAGTATCTTTATCCTTGCTTTCACCGGATTCTATATCGGAAATCCATGGTGGCAAGCAGGTAGTGATGAAGCGTACTACTCCATGCTAATGGGCTGGATGCGTTACGTGCATTTCTTTGCAGCATACACCTTTGTAATCTGCTTCCTTGTCCGATCTTATTGGGCGATTAAAGGGAATATCCATTCATTCCCCCATATTCATAAAAAAGAGTACTGGAAGAATTTATTCCAGATGTTGAAGTTCTATCTATTCATCGATCGTAAACATGAACCACACTATGGACATAATGCCTTAGCTTATACCAGCTATATTGTTTTCGTCATCTTAGGTAGTATTATCATGATTTTAAGCGGATTCTTCATGCTTGCTGAACCACAATTAGAGACCTCCATTCTTGGTAGCCTCTTTGGCTGGTTGATGACATGGGGAGGCAGCTTCGTGGTACGTTCCTTGCATCACTGGGTTGCATGGTTATTCCTCATTTTTGCCGTTATCCACATCTATATGGCATTCCGCCAAGACTGGTTGGATAAGGATGGTACCATGTCTTCCATTTTCTCTGGATACAAGGTTCCACAAGAGCACCATGATGATCATGGTAAGAAGCACTAA
- a CDS encoding protease complex subunit PrcB family protein, with amino-acid sequence MKATKAFLLGILSTLLVVSIVGFAHPSLEITWHKVQLEYNGKPFSGSTADPFLYENQGKQVPLAFLYEGTTYVPLRLIAEQFNKEVTWDEGSRTVAIRDRQVDPADEGQDHVVDDGSRGGEKVEFTLVTEPSQELQTWVKGRTGTEGQYVKTEKEKTYILLTRGEKNTGGYGVGVEAVYLKDGKLNVDFGYIDPSPDDMVIEVFTYPYVLIQVEGEWTIDQLQFNLTTPVSELTPGSTPPSAPAPTPTEPKVPLNPSQAK; translated from the coding sequence ATGAAAGCAACGAAAGCTTTTTTACTCGGTATTTTGAGTACGCTGCTTGTCGTATCCATCGTCGGTTTTGCCCACCCATCATTGGAGATTACCTGGCATAAAGTTCAATTGGAGTACAATGGCAAACCATTCAGTGGATCTACAGCTGATCCATTCCTCTATGAAAATCAAGGGAAGCAGGTTCCCCTTGCCTTTCTATATGAAGGAACAACGTATGTACCACTTCGTTTAATCGCTGAGCAATTTAATAAAGAGGTTACCTGGGATGAAGGGAGTCGAACTGTAGCTATCCGCGATCGTCAGGTGGATCCTGCTGATGAAGGTCAGGATCATGTGGTGGATGATGGAAGTCGAGGGGGAGAGAAGGTGGAATTTACTCTCGTCACTGAACCCAGTCAGGAATTACAAACCTGGGTGAAGGGTCGTACTGGTACAGAAGGGCAATATGTGAAGACGGAGAAGGAAAAAACCTATATCCTGCTTACTCGTGGGGAAAAGAACACGGGAGGATATGGTGTGGGAGTGGAAGCGGTTTATCTAAAGGATGGTAAGCTTAATGTAGACTTTGGTTATATCGATCCATCTCCCGATGATATGGTCATCGAGGTCTTCACCTATCCCTATGTGTTAATCCAGGTGGAAGGGGAATGGACGATAGATCAGCTGCAATTCAATCTCACTACTCCGGTCTCAGAGCTGACACCAGGCTCTACACCACCTAGTGCGCCAGCTCCAACACCTACTGAACCAAAGGTTCCTTTGAACCCCAGTCAAGCTAAGTAG
- the cls gene encoding cardiolipin synthase: MLSYWEIITFVVISIFVLMLVLISVVLVLENRNPTKTLAWLIVMVFIPVVGFVFYMLFGQSLRKRKQLQRKEEQDRSDADWLWQYSFQREHVELIKRYPGSKRRLINLLLHNCRAPFTVNNQTQLFLDGNRAFPELFNDLKRAQHHIHLEFYIVRDDNLGKQLKEILIDAAKRGVEVRFLYDALGSKKLPSSYINEMKSHGIQMIPFLPLRYPLLNSKVNYRNHRKIVVVDGIIGYIGGLNIGDEYMGKGPLGYWRDTHMRIQGEAVKFLQRVFCSDWYFASQEWILTKSYFPTLQEADLPPTAVHKPIQVISSGPDSDHESIMQAYFTMLGFAQEHIYITSPYFIPEESLIMALKTAALSGVDVRIIFPANADHPVVHWASMSYLKELHEDGVKIYFYDKGFIHAKALTVDSIMGSVGSANVDLRSFQLNFEVNAILYDDDVVKELEVQFLNDLKECKSYEEYVNPDPSLWIRIRESIARLFSPLL, translated from the coding sequence ATGCTCTCATATTGGGAAATTATCACATTCGTCGTCATCAGTATCTTTGTTCTTATGTTGGTGCTTATTAGTGTTGTTCTTGTATTGGAGAATCGAAACCCCACGAAGACCCTAGCCTGGCTCATTGTTATGGTGTTTATTCCAGTGGTGGGGTTTGTTTTTTATATGCTTTTTGGACAGAGTCTGCGAAAGCGTAAGCAGCTGCAACGGAAAGAGGAGCAGGACCGTTCTGATGCAGACTGGCTTTGGCAATACTCATTCCAGCGTGAACATGTGGAGCTGATTAAACGATACCCAGGAAGTAAACGAAGATTGATCAATCTCCTACTTCATAATTGTCGTGCACCCTTTACGGTAAATAATCAGACGCAGTTGTTCTTAGATGGAAATAGGGCTTTTCCTGAGCTGTTTAATGATTTGAAGCGTGCGCAGCATCATATTCATTTGGAGTTTTATATTGTCCGTGATGATAATTTAGGTAAGCAATTAAAGGAAATCTTAATCGATGCAGCGAAAAGGGGCGTAGAGGTTCGATTTCTCTATGATGCATTAGGTAGTAAAAAACTACCTTCTTCCTATATTAATGAGATGAAGTCCCATGGCATTCAAATGATTCCATTCTTACCCTTACGGTACCCATTGCTTAATAGTAAGGTGAACTATCGGAACCATCGCAAGATCGTGGTTGTTGATGGGATCATCGGATATATTGGCGGACTGAATATCGGTGATGAGTATATGGGTAAAGGTCCATTAGGATACTGGCGCGATACGCATATGCGCATTCAAGGTGAAGCGGTGAAATTTTTACAGCGGGTTTTTTGTAGTGATTGGTATTTTGCCTCGCAGGAGTGGATTCTGACCAAGAGTTACTTCCCAACTCTACAGGAAGCAGATTTGCCCCCTACCGCTGTTCATAAGCCAATTCAGGTGATCAGCAGTGGGCCTGATTCGGATCATGAGTCGATTATGCAGGCCTATTTTACCATGCTTGGCTTTGCACAAGAGCATATCTATATCACATCTCCCTACTTTATTCCGGAAGAAAGCTTAATTATGGCGTTAAAAACAGCTGCCCTCAGTGGCGTGGATGTACGGATTATCTTTCCTGCTAATGCAGATCATCCTGTTGTTCATTGGGCCTCCATGTCTTATTTAAAAGAGCTTCATGAGGATGGTGTGAAGATCTATTTCTATGATAAGGGCTTTATCCATGCTAAGGCGCTAACTGTTGATTCCATCATGGGTAGTGTAGGCTCGGCTAATGTAGACTTACGGAGCTTCCAGCTCAACTTTGAAGTGAATGCCATCCTCTATGATGATGATGTTGTGAAGGAATTAGAAGTGCAATTCCTCAATGATTTAAAGGAATGTAAGAGCTATGAGGAGTATGTCAATCCCGATCCTTCCCTATGGATTCGAATTCGTGAATCGATTGCTCGGCTCTTTTCACCGCTTTTATAA
- the clpP gene encoding ATP-dependent Clp endopeptidase proteolytic subunit ClpP — protein sequence MYLVPTVIEQTNRGERAYDIYSRLLKDRIIFLGTEIDDQVANSIVAQLLFLAAEDPEKDISLYINSPGGSITAGMAIFDTMQYIKPDVSTICIGMAASMGSFLLMAGAKGKRYALPNSEVMIHQPLGGAQGQASDIAIAAKRIIGLREKLNKEYALRTGQPLEVVERDTDRDNFMSAYEAKEYGLIDQVIEHVEQTRNK from the coding sequence ATGTATTTAGTACCAACAGTAATTGAACAGACCAACCGTGGAGAGCGAGCATACGATATCTACTCACGTTTGTTGAAAGATCGCATTATCTTCCTAGGCACGGAAATTGATGACCAAGTAGCCAATAGTATCGTCGCTCAACTCCTTTTTTTGGCTGCTGAAGATCCTGAAAAGGATATCTCACTATATATCAATAGCCCTGGTGGCTCCATTACTGCAGGCATGGCGATCTTTGATACCATGCAGTATATTAAGCCTGATGTTTCCACCATCTGTATTGGAATGGCAGCATCCATGGGTTCCTTCCTGTTAATGGCTGGAGCTAAGGGAAAACGCTACGCTCTACCAAACAGTGAAGTAATGATTCATCAGCCTCTTGGTGGTGCTCAAGGTCAAGCATCCGATATTGCCATTGCAGCGAAACGAATTATTGGCCTTCGCGAAAAGTTAAACAAAGAATATGCTTTAAGAACGGGCCAGCCTCTAGAAGTGGTTGAACGTGATACAGATCGCGATAACTTCATGAGTGCCTACGAAGCGAAAGAGTATGGTCTCATTGACCAAGTCATTGAACACGTAGAACAAACACGGAATAAATAA
- a CDS encoding Rieske 2Fe-2S domain-containing protein, whose protein sequence is MDRRNFFKEMKRGLFETVYEIFEPALEEKLEKVDRVEELLMGRPIKVGPIEHFQNQPKMVYAGGKPYYIYPQGGKLKGVKAICQHCNTLIQWASFRQTFFCPLCQREYTLGSSTEKAEERQLLLEAYHVQEKDGFVYIYIEE, encoded by the coding sequence ATGGACCGCAGGAATTTTTTCAAAGAGATGAAGCGGGGATTGTTTGAAACCGTATATGAAATCTTCGAACCAGCGCTTGAAGAGAAACTAGAGAAAGTGGATCGTGTTGAAGAGTTGCTCATGGGTCGGCCTATTAAGGTCGGCCCTATTGAGCATTTTCAAAATCAACCGAAAATGGTTTATGCAGGGGGAAAGCCCTACTATATTTATCCTCAAGGGGGTAAACTAAAGGGAGTGAAGGCGATCTGCCAACACTGTAATACCTTGATTCAATGGGCTTCTTTTCGGCAAACCTTTTTCTGTCCACTTTGTCAGCGTGAATATACGCTTGGATCATCTACAGAGAAGGCGGAGGAACGTCAACTCCTTCTCGAGGCGTATCATGTTCAGGAGAAGGATGGTTTCGTATATATTTATATTGAGGAGTGA
- a CDS encoding SIMPL domain-containing protein, with the protein MKMNLLCRNNRTMLMLMTLVLLVTMLPLSATVHAEPAPGSSTNLTAVYVSGTATMKVQPDVAYVQFGVITREATAEKANEANRIKMDAVRKALAPYQLKDEEIKTIRFSTYPEYSYKDDERKLIGYQVQHILEIKVRDLQKIGAILDAVHAAGVNEVDSIYFDTEKDAEYELQVLSEAMKNARIKADTIAKALNGKVVGVQSVTYNSPGSGPIFTPMYKEEAMMEMATNTVQTAIAPGEMEIRSDVQVIYQVKVNPS; encoded by the coding sequence ATGAAAATGAACTTACTTTGTAGAAATAATAGGACCATGCTTATGCTGATGACCCTGGTATTATTGGTTACAATGCTTCCACTATCAGCGACGGTTCATGCTGAACCAGCACCAGGAAGTAGTACTAACTTGACAGCAGTCTATGTATCGGGTACGGCCACCATGAAGGTGCAGCCTGATGTGGCCTATGTTCAATTTGGTGTAATCACAAGAGAAGCTACAGCAGAGAAGGCCAATGAAGCCAATCGTATCAAAATGGATGCAGTTCGGAAGGCACTTGCTCCATATCAACTAAAGGATGAAGAGATTAAGACGATTCGCTTCTCAACCTATCCAGAGTATAGCTATAAGGATGATGAACGGAAGCTAATTGGCTATCAAGTCCAACATATTTTAGAGATCAAAGTGAGAGATCTTCAGAAAATCGGCGCCATTCTCGATGCAGTTCATGCTGCAGGTGTGAATGAAGTGGATTCCATTTACTTTGATACAGAGAAGGATGCGGAGTACGAACTCCAAGTTCTGTCAGAAGCCATGAAGAACGCTAGGATTAAAGCAGATACCATCGCTAAGGCGTTGAATGGGAAGGTTGTTGGTGTCCAATCAGTCACTTATAATTCTCCTGGTTCTGGTCCCATTTTCACACCCATGTATAAAGAAGAAGCGATGATGGAAATGGCTACTAATACGGTACAAACAGCCATCGCTCCCGGTGAAATGGAGATACGAAGTGATGTTCAGGTGATCTACCAAGTTAAAGTGAATCCATCATAA
- a CDS encoding nickel-dependent hydrogenase large subunit — MAERIVVDPITRIEGHLRVEADIENGEIKNAFTAGTMVRGIELIVKDRDPRDVWAFVQRICGVCTNFHALASLRAVEDALDIKIPKNAEYLRYIMQTTGMVHDHIVHFYHLHALDWVDVVSALKADVNETSRIAQSISKWPKSSPGYFKDIQDKIKTVVESGQLSIFTNGYWGHSAYKLPPEVNLMAVAHYLEALDFQKELVKIHTIIGGKNPHPHFVVGGMATPIDLHSENALNAERLSYIDKIIDMAADFVNQVYVPDLMAIASFYKDWTYGGGINNYLSYGDYGTDSYHDVDSYLFPRGAILNGNLNEVFDVDPYDPEHITEAIDRAWYTYNGQPTGNLHPYDGTTELKYTGPKAPYKNLDTNDKYSWVKAPLWKGNMMEVGPLARMLVGYAKKVDPIVDVIDTNLKKHNLPMSILHSTLGRTAARGLEAVIMAQLLRDYYDRLIANIKAGDTVTFDRTSWEPSSWPKSAKGAGLAEVPRGGLGHWIIIEDGKVKNYQAVVPTTWNAAPETNGQKSAYEASLIGTPIADQEQPIEILRTVHSFDPCMACAVHMTDLEDQTTTKITIG; from the coding sequence ATGGCAGAACGTATTGTTGTCGATCCCATTACCCGGATTGAGGGTCACTTACGGGTTGAAGCGGATATCGAAAACGGTGAAATTAAAAACGCCTTTACTGCTGGTACCATGGTTCGTGGTATTGAATTGATCGTAAAAGATCGGGATCCTCGTGACGTGTGGGCATTTGTCCAACGGATTTGTGGGGTATGTACGAACTTTCATGCTTTGGCATCACTCCGTGCAGTAGAAGATGCGTTAGATATTAAGATTCCTAAGAATGCAGAATACCTACGTTATATCATGCAAACAACAGGAATGGTTCATGACCACATCGTGCACTTCTACCATCTTCATGCTTTAGACTGGGTTGACGTCGTTAGTGCATTGAAAGCCGATGTGAATGAAACCAGTCGCATTGCACAATCCATCTCCAAATGGCCTAAATCTTCACCAGGCTATTTCAAGGATATTCAAGATAAGATTAAAACAGTGGTTGAAAGTGGCCAGTTGAGTATCTTTACCAATGGCTACTGGGGTCACTCCGCATACAAATTACCACCAGAGGTTAATTTGATGGCGGTTGCTCACTACTTAGAAGCCTTGGATTTCCAAAAAGAACTTGTAAAAATTCATACGATTATCGGTGGTAAGAATCCTCATCCACACTTTGTGGTGGGTGGTATGGCAACACCAATCGATCTTCATAGCGAAAATGCATTAAATGCAGAACGCTTATCCTATATCGATAAGATCATCGACATGGCTGCCGATTTCGTGAACCAAGTCTATGTACCTGACCTAATGGCCATTGCATCCTTCTACAAGGATTGGACCTATGGTGGCGGTATTAACAATTACCTCTCCTATGGTGATTATGGTACGGATAGCTATCATGATGTGGACAGCTACCTCTTCCCACGTGGTGCCATCTTAAATGGCAACTTGAATGAAGTGTTCGATGTCGATCCATATGATCCAGAGCACATCACAGAAGCCATTGATCGTGCATGGTATACCTATAATGGTCAACCTACAGGTAATCTTCACCCCTATGATGGTACAACTGAGTTGAAGTATACAGGTCCAAAAGCACCATATAAGAACTTGGATACCAATGATAAATATTCATGGGTGAAGGCACCTCTTTGGAAAGGCAATATGATGGAAGTAGGTCCATTGGCGCGTATGCTTGTTGGATATGCGAAGAAAGTGGACCCAATCGTAGATGTAATTGATACCAACTTGAAGAAGCATAACCTACCAATGAGCATCCTACATTCTACATTAGGTCGTACAGCTGCTCGTGGGTTAGAGGCTGTTATCATGGCTCAATTGCTTCGCGATTACTACGATCGCTTAATTGCCAATATTAAGGCTGGCGATACTGTTACCTTTGATCGCACCTCCTGGGAACCAAGCTCCTGGCCAAAGAGTGCCAAAGGTGCAGGTCTTGCTGAGGTTCCACGCGGTGGCTTAGGTCACTGGATCATTATCGAAGATGGTAAGGTGAAGAATTATCAAGCAGTTGTACCAACTACTTGGAATGCTGCACCTGAAACCAATGGACAGAAGAGTGCATACGAAGCTTCCTTAATCGGCACACCAATTGCAGATCAGGAACAACCAATCGAAATTCTTCGTACCGTTCACTCCTTCGACCCATGTATGGCATGTGCTGTTCATATGACAGACTTAGAGGATCAAACAACCACCAAAATTACGATAGGGTAG
- the whiA gene encoding DNA-binding protein WhiA, giving the protein MSFAAKTKKELTMIEVDQCCMRAELSALAQMNGTLQLGKPLVLEIATENAAIARRIYILLKELYGITSELLVRKKMRLKKNNVYLVRVKEQTRQILEELGIWKDGPVVHHQIDPTVIEKDCCKRAYLRGAFLAGGSVNHPESTSYHLEIFSSYEDHCHSLTNLTNSFFLNAKEIERKKGHVMYMKEGEKIADFLRLIGASQAVLNFEDVRILKDMRNSVNRLVNCETANLNKTVSAAIRQVESIKYIDATIGLETLPPKLLEVARVRLEHPDLNLNELGELLPNGKVSKSGVNHRLRKIEEIAKNLMEHPENQG; this is encoded by the coding sequence ATGTCCTTTGCTGCAAAAACAAAAAAAGAGTTAACCATGATCGAGGTGGATCAGTGCTGTATGCGGGCAGAGCTCTCCGCATTGGCACAGATGAATGGCACTCTTCAGTTAGGAAAACCATTGGTTCTTGAAATTGCAACAGAGAATGCAGCCATCGCTCGTAGGATCTATATTTTGCTGAAGGAGCTATATGGAATCACATCAGAGCTCTTAGTTCGCAAGAAGATGCGATTGAAGAAGAATAATGTATATCTCGTACGTGTGAAGGAGCAAACGCGGCAAATTCTTGAGGAATTAGGTATCTGGAAGGATGGTCCCGTGGTCCATCACCAAATTGATCCCACCGTCATTGAGAAGGATTGCTGTAAGCGCGCTTATCTTCGCGGTGCTTTTTTAGCAGGAGGATCAGTAAATCATCCTGAGTCCACCTCGTATCACTTAGAGATTTTTTCGTCTTATGAGGATCATTGCCACAGTTTAACCAATCTTACCAACTCATTTTTTTTAAATGCGAAGGAAATTGAACGGAAAAAAGGGCATGTTATGTATATGAAAGAAGGCGAAAAAATCGCTGATTTTTTACGTCTGATCGGTGCTTCGCAAGCGGTTTTAAATTTTGAAGATGTACGGATTCTAAAGGATATGCGTAATTCAGTAAACCGCTTGGTCAATTGTGAGACAGCTAATCTTAACAAAACAGTAAGCGCTGCCATTCGTCAGGTTGAATCCATTAAATATATCGATGCGACCATTGGTTTGGAAACATTGCCACCTAAATTATTGGAGGTAGCGAGGGTTCGCTTAGAACACCCCGATTTGAACCTTAATGAACTCGGTGAATTATTACCCAATGGTAAGGTGAGTAAGTCTGGTGTGAATCATCGTCTGCGTAAGATTGAGGAAATTGCGAAAAACTTAATGGAGCATCCGGAGAATCAAGGTTAA
- a CDS encoding HyaD/HybD family hydrogenase maturation endopeptidase: MTNQNNPEKKITILGIGNILFSDEGIGVHLVHQLMEEWSHLEDRVELVDGATDGLVLLDIVERSSHLIIIDSINAGKKPGTIIEVEQEEIPKYMGVKISLHQQSFMEVLALATMRGAIPEEMYMVGVQPLSLEWEVGLTPVVEEKLPQLKTLIQNRLQRWGVNV; the protein is encoded by the coding sequence ATGACCAATCAAAATAATCCAGAAAAGAAGATCACCATCCTCGGGATTGGCAATATTCTTTTCTCCGATGAAGGTATCGGTGTCCACCTCGTCCATCAGCTCATGGAAGAATGGTCTCATCTTGAAGATCGTGTGGAGCTGGTGGATGGGGCCACCGATGGCCTTGTACTCTTAGATATTGTAGAACGCAGTTCCCACCTGATTATTATTGATTCCATTAATGCAGGAAAGAAGCCAGGCACCATCATTGAAGTGGAGCAGGAAGAGATCCCCAAGTATATGGGGGTTAAAATCTCCTTACATCAGCAAAGCTTCATGGAGGTCTTGGCCCTTGCCACGATGCGCGGAGCAATCCCGGAAGAGATGTATATGGTGGGAGTTCAACCACTTTCTTTGGAATGGGAAGTTGGACTTACTCCCGTCGTGGAGGAGAAGCTTCCTCAACTGAAGACATTGATTCAGAACCGGCTTCAACGTTGGGGCGTCAATGTGTAA
- a CDS encoding HPr family phosphocarrier protein: MVEEEVVVTLKTGLQARPAALFVQEANRFRSEITITKDGRRVNAKSIMGVMSLAVARGQAVILGADGDDQEEAIEALKQMISE, encoded by the coding sequence ATGGTTGAGGAAGAAGTTGTGGTTACTTTAAAGACGGGATTACAGGCGCGTCCAGCAGCACTTTTTGTCCAAGAAGCGAATCGTTTTCGTTCGGAGATTACCATTACAAAAGATGGCCGTCGAGTTAATGCAAAGAGTATTATGGGCGTCATGAGTCTAGCTGTTGCCCGTGGTCAAGCGGTGATCCTCGGTGCTGATGGGGATGATCAGGAAGAGGCCATTGAGGCACTGAAGCAGATGATCAGTGAATAA
- a CDS encoding hydrogenase small subunit, with protein MSETIYEAAKKKGMSRRDFMKLCTAVGAIMGIDFATTDKVVHAMETKEKLPVLWLNFQECTGCTESFIRADHPTAGEILLDMISLEYQDTLIAPAGHAAEAAKKAMMEKYHGRYILAVEGAVPTDREFCCIGGESALDQLREAAEGAKAVIAWGSCAAWGGIQAAKPNPTNAIPIDRVISSKPILKVPGCPPIPDVMAGVLAHIITFDELPEVDHLGRVKAFYGQRIHDNCNRRAYFDAGLFVESFDDEGAKKGYCLYKVGCKGPTTYNSCANMRWNGGTSYPIQSGNPCIGCAEKDFWDNDHFFERTARIPGTQTTVSPDKIGLGVTAAALVGVAGHAAITAGFKKHDEKKAEEQEK; from the coding sequence ATGAGTGAAACAATTTACGAAGCTGCAAAGAAAAAGGGCATGTCCCGACGTGACTTCATGAAGTTATGTACTGCAGTGGGAGCCATCATGGGAATCGACTTTGCTACTACAGACAAAGTGGTTCACGCGATGGAAACAAAGGAAAAGTTACCAGTACTTTGGCTTAACTTTCAGGAATGTACAGGCTGTACCGAATCATTTATTCGTGCTGACCATCCAACGGCCGGAGAGATTTTGTTGGATATGATCAGTCTCGAATACCAAGACACGCTAATTGCTCCAGCTGGTCATGCTGCTGAGGCAGCTAAGAAGGCGATGATGGAAAAGTATCATGGCCGCTATATCCTTGCTGTTGAAGGTGCTGTTCCAACAGATCGTGAATTCTGCTGTATCGGTGGAGAATCTGCTCTTGACCAACTGCGCGAAGCTGCAGAAGGTGCAAAAGCAGTGATCGCTTGGGGAAGCTGCGCTGCCTGGGGAGGAATTCAAGCAGCTAAACCAAATCCCACCAATGCCATTCCAATTGATCGTGTAATTAGTAGTAAACCAATTCTTAAGGTACCTGGATGTCCACCAATACCTGATGTAATGGCGGGTGTTCTTGCTCATATTATTACCTTCGATGAACTACCTGAAGTGGATCATCTTGGACGGGTAAAGGCCTTCTATGGTCAACGTATTCATGATAACTGTAACCGTCGTGCATACTTCGATGCTGGTCTCTTCGTTGAGTCCTTCGATGATGAAGGTGCAAAAAAAGGTTACTGCTTATACAAAGTAGGTTGTAAAGGACCTACCACTTACAACTCCTGTGCTAATATGCGCTGGAACGGTGGTACAAGCTATCCGATCCAATCTGGAAATCCATGTATCGGTTGTGCTGAAAAAGATTTCTGGGATAATGACCACTTCTTCGAACGGACCGCTCGTATTCCTGGAACTCAAACCACAGTAAGTCCTGACAAGATTGGTCTCGGCGTTACTGCTGCCGCTCTCGTAGGTGTTGCTGGTCATGCTGCAATTACAGCAGGCTTCAAGAAACATGATGAGAAAAAAGCGGAAGAGCAAGAGAAATAA